The segment GCGATACTGGAAATGGAACTGTTGTCCGCCACCAGCCTGGAACTGGCTTCCGTCAATCGGTAGCTGTTGAGAAACTGGTTGAAATTCTTGAATTTCAGTTCCTTGTTGATGAGCCGGCGCAGACGGTATTCCTGTACCCCGAGCTGCTCCGCGAGGGTGGTGATGGTCAGCCCGTGCTGACTGAACAGGCGCTGGTTCGCCACCAGTTCCAGCACCCGGTTCATCAGCAGGTGATTCTGGTTATCCGATGGGATCGCAACCGGGCCACCTTCCGGGGGCGGGGCCGGACCGGGTTCCGTCAATACATTCAGGGTCCGATTACTAACCCGCAGGACCGACAGGTTGAACACCAGTCCCAACAGGAACAGATAGAGTGGAAACAATGCCGAAGGGACCGGCGTGCGCGAGAACAGGCTGAAACTTTCCAGAAAGGGATCGGCAAAGGTGAAAAAGCTGTTCAACCCGCGGATGGCGAGAAAGGCTCCGACACTGACCACGAAGATTACCCGGAAGCGACGCCGCTCCTCAACCAGGTCGGCCCGGTAGCCCTGGACGGCCAACAGGATGGCAAGGCACGCATAGCAGACCAGGATCAATTGGGGAATGGCGTAAATGAGCAGGAAATACAAGTCGCTGTTGGTCAGACTGTTATTGTAAAACGGCACTCCGACAGCCCGGGAGACGATGAAATACAGAATCGGAACCCAGAAAAGCCGGTTCAGTTTTACATTGTCGGTGAACAGCCGGAACGCCAGGTACCAAAGCACAAAAGGGGTCAGCGTTCCGATCCGGAACACCAGATAACTGAGCAGCGGACTGGTAGTTAAAGCACTGAAATCGCCCAGCACATAGCAACCCAGACAGGCGCTCAGAACCCCGATCAGCCTGCCTTCGAATCCCTGGCTGAAAAAAAGAAAGGAAATGCTGACGGTAATCAGCTGTGATAGGGCGAGCAGAACGGCAATATCGGTCAGCGATAACATAGAATGGCGAAGATAAGTGAGCGCGACGGGCTTTGCAAGGACAACGAATACCACTTCGCGACAGGCCTGTTGGCAGCCCGTTCCAGACTGCCAATGCAGCCAATCAGGCACACAGTCGTCATTGAAATTCACGGGCCAGCTGAACGAATGCTCTGAAACCACTACCCATTGGTTAAAGTCCGCGCATCCGCCGGTTTGGCACCCTGAATTTCAGAATCCGCAGGCGCTTTTTCAGAATCAGATAGCGATTGTTAAAAAATCCGTGAGACAGTTGCACAAAAATCTGCTCAAATCATACTCACAACAATAATCGACAAAGTCTGAGAATTCCCTGAGCCGCGCCTGGGTACCCTTCCGGGTCGGGCTCCGTCCCGGACTTACTTAACCACCGTGAGAGTGAAGCGTATGAATTACCATCGAAGCCTGTCCTGTCTGAAAATTCCGACCCGCCTGCTGACCCTGGTTGCCCTGCCGCTGCTGGCGGGTGCCGGAGCTGCCAGCGCCCAGAGCGCTGCCGTCACCTTCCACAAGGATATCGAGCCGGTTCTGCAGCGCAGCTGCCAGAACTGCCACCGGCAGGGCGGCGTCGCCCCGATGCCACTGGTCACCTACGAGCAGGTGGCTCCGTTTGCCGGGTTGATCGAGTACAAAACCGCGCTGCGCGACCGGGCTGGCGCCATGCCGCCCTGGTACGTGGAAAAGGACATCGGCATCCAGAATTTCAAGAATGACCCCTCTCTGAGCGACGAGGAAATCGCCGCCATCTCCACCTGGGCGCGCACCGGCGCCCCAAAGGGTGATGAAGCCGACGCCCCGGCTCCGCTGGTGTTCGACGACAACGTCAAGTGGACCCTCGGGCAGCCGGACCTGGTGGTCAATACCCAGGATTTCTTCATGGAGGCAGGGCGACCGGACTGGTGGGGTGAACTGGCCCGCGTACCAACCGGGCTGACCGAAGACCGCTATGTCCAATCCGTGGAAATCGTCGAGGTAAATGACGTACCCAGTGCTGGAACCGGCCGGGAAACCGTCGGCGGACGCTATATTTTCCACCACATGATCTGGCGTACCGAAGTACACGACGAGAACGGTAATCCGATTGACACCGAAACTGTCGGCTGGCCGGTGCACGAAGTGGGCCGAAATCCGGATATCTTTGATCCGGAGGCGGGACGACTGCTGCGGGCCGGTGCCGTTTTCGCCACCGATTCCGTGCACATGCACTCTAATGGTCGCGACACTACCGGCCACCTGGAAATCGGATTCAAGTTCCACCCGGTCGGCTACGAGCCAAAATTCCTGCCTGTGACACTGGGCCTGGGCAATGGCGTGGATATCAGTATTGCCGGTAACGAAAAAGACCAGGAGCTGCACGCCTACACGGTGCTGGAAAATCACACCAAGCTCATCACCTTTGAACCGCACCTGCACGCCCCGGGCGAACGTATGTGCCTGGAAGCGATCTGGGGTTATACCGTGGAGACGCTTTCCTGCGTAGGCTATGACCATAACTGGGTGCGCGGCTATCCGTTCGACGACGACTATGCGCCGCTGCTGCCCAAGGGCACCATCCTGCATATTACCGGTTACATGAACAATACCGACAGCAACCCCAATGTGCCTGACCCGCGCAATTGGCAGGGTTCGGGCAACCGTTCGGTCACCAACATGTTCATCGACCTGGGTATCCGGGTGAAGCTTACCGATGAGCAGTTTTTCGACGAGATGGAGCAACGGCGCCAGAACCTGAGCCTGGGCCCCAATGACCATGTCATCGGTTGCCCGCTATGCCTGGCTCCACTGGTGGCACCACTGCCGGAAACCACGGACAGCGATAACGAACTGGACGATGACATTGCTCTGCAGACAAGCATTCAGAATTAAACAAGAAGAGACAGTGATATGAAAAGCATCACCACACGCACCCTGCTGATAGGATTTCTGCTGGTCTTCACCAGCTCCGCCGCGCTGGCCCAGCTGAGTTATCGGAAAGGACAGCACGTGGAACCGGCGTATGAGGGCTGGCGAGAGAACGCCGACGGCACGTTTTCTTTCATCTTCGGATACTTCAACGAAAACTGGGAGGAGAATCTGGATATTCCGGTCGGAGAAAGCAACTTCTTTTCGCCCGGCGACCCGGACCGCGGGCAGCCGACCTATTTCCTGCCCCGCCGCAATCGCTTCACCTTCGAGGTAAGGGTGCCGGGGGACTGGGGCGACAGGGAACTGACCTGGACGGTGACGTCGCCGAACGGTGTAACCCGAACCGCCTATGCCACTCTGGCCACCGACTACGGTATCGATAACATCATCATCGCGTCGGAAACCGGCTCGCTTGGTGCCGGCACCAGCAGCCCGGAGTCCCGCGCCAACATCCCACCAAACCCGCGCCTGCTGGGCGACCGGATCCGCACCGCCAGGGTCGGTGAACCCATTTCGATCCGCACCCAGGTGATCGATGACGGTATTCCCAGGCCGGGCCGGGTCGGCAGCAGCACTTCGTTCAAACCGGCAAGTCATGAAGAGTGGATGGAAGGTGTTCTGAGGCCGCCACGACGTACCACGGTGGGCAAGGTCAACGGTCTGTTCCTGTCCTGGAACAAGTACCGTGGCCCCGGCGAAGTCAAATTTTCGCCCGAGCAGGTGAAACCCTGGGAGGATACCCGGGCCTCGGCCAATTCCCCGTGGGGTGCCCTCTGGACCCCGCCCCCGGTACCTGATGCCGGTGTCTACGAGGTCACCGCTACTTTCTCCGAGCCCGGCACCTACACGCTATGGGGGCGGGCCGATGACGGCGGGTTGTACGGTGACACTTACATAACCGTCAACGTAACCCCCTGAGTACAGTCAGCAGGTTCCCTTCTGCCGGTTGCGCTGCACCTCTCCAGTCAGCGCAGCCGGCCACCTTTACCGACCCGTTGCCCCGATCTCTCTGCTGAGCCCGCATACCTCTGGTCGGGCACCAGGTGTTACCGTTCTCCAGGTTCGTAGTGCCGGGTCTCGCCTGCCGAGTGCAGTGCCAGACAGCCACACGTGTCACCACACCAGAATTTTCAGCATGGTGTGATCAATTGTTCGTCGATATCGGCTGCGGAAGGATAGGTGACAAGCGGCGTGCTCTCGAGTCTGGGCTTATCTCGAGTCTGCCGTGCCGAAGAGAAGGTAAGGAAATTTTGAGTGGGCTGAACAAATGAATCGGCGCCGAGCTGTAGCAGATCGACGCCGATTCAACACACATCAATGGCCCGTTTTAAAGGGTAAAATCCAGGCTCAGTGAAAGCGTCCTGCCGAACGGATCATACAGTCTGGTTTCAAGTCCACCAGGAATCGGCAATGCGTCCGGCATCCAGTCAAAGACGTTGTTCACATTTACTCCCAACGTGACGTCCTGGCCAAATCCGAAAACGCTACCCAGATCATAGCTGTAATTCAGGTCAAGCTGATAGCCACCTTCAACCGTGGTAGGTCGGATGATATTAAGCGTCTCAGGAAGTCCTGCGCGGGGAGTGGTAATGGGCGCGTTGCTATTGAACTTGATGTCCGATGTATAGCGCACAGTAGCATGGGTTCTATGACTTCCAATGAGCCAGTCAAACCCGATATTGGATTTCCACGCCGGTAATGGCGGCGCCTTTGCCGTCTGACCATTCTGGAAGCCAACCGCGACGAAGGAACCGTCCAGGGTATCGAAGATATATTCATCGATATAGGATGCTCTGAAACTTGCACCAAACTGACCCAGGTCATCCATAGTCCAGCTATAGCTGGCGGCATAGTCCCAGGCCTTAACAGACACCGATTCAACGTTCTCTGGTACCTCGATAAACAGAACTGCATCTCGATTGGCATTGCGGGTTACGAGCGGGTTGGGGTTAGCATCAAGCCAGGCGTTGGCAGCAATTCGACTCGGAGTCCCTGGCGTAGGATCATAATTGGCTACAGTATAGCCTGTGGCTTTCAGCATGCGGGCGAAGTCATCGAGCACAATATCGATACTGTCCGGGGACACAATGCGGCCGTCGTATTTAATGACCTGATAGTCAATACTGAAGGTCAAATTATCGATAGGCTCGTAGGTAAAACCGACGTTAATGATTTCTGACTCTTCGGTATCCAGATTCGGGTTAGGCGAATTACAGGACTCTACACCTAACAGAGTTGTTCCGGTAATCGGGTCGGCGCCATCACGTTCAGTTCCACAATTGGTCAGGCGTAAAGCCCCGATCTGAGAGGGTTCGGGTGCCAGGAAGCCTTCTCCCCAGG is part of the Gammaproteobacteria bacterium genome and harbors:
- a CDS encoding helix-turn-helix transcriptional regulator produces the protein MPDWLHWQSGTGCQQACREVVFVVLAKPVALTYLRHSMLSLTDIAVLLALSQLITVSISFLFFSQGFEGRLIGVLSACLGCYVLGDFSALTTSPLLSYLVFRIGTLTPFVLWYLAFRLFTDNVKLNRLFWVPILYFIVSRAVGVPFYNNSLTNSDLYFLLIYAIPQLILVCYACLAILLAVQGYRADLVEERRRFRVIFVVSVGAFLAIRGLNSFFTFADPFLESFSLFSRTPVPSALFPLYLFLLGLVFNLSVLRVSNRTLNVLTEPGPAPPPEGGPVAIPSDNQNHLLMNRVLELVANQRLFSQHGLTITTLAEQLGVQEYRLRRLINKELKFKNFNQFLNSYRLTEASSRLVADNSSISSIALDVGFTSMSSFNTAFKTRFGMTPTEYRNRHRARDGQGVPTE
- a CDS encoding cytochrome c — translated: MNYHRSLSCLKIPTRLLTLVALPLLAGAGAASAQSAAVTFHKDIEPVLQRSCQNCHRQGGVAPMPLVTYEQVAPFAGLIEYKTALRDRAGAMPPWYVEKDIGIQNFKNDPSLSDEEIAAISTWARTGAPKGDEADAPAPLVFDDNVKWTLGQPDLVVNTQDFFMEAGRPDWWGELARVPTGLTEDRYVQSVEIVEVNDVPSAGTGRETVGGRYIFHHMIWRTEVHDENGNPIDTETVGWPVHEVGRNPDIFDPEAGRLLRAGAVFATDSVHMHSNGRDTTGHLEIGFKFHPVGYEPKFLPVTLGLGNGVDISIAGNEKDQELHAYTVLENHTKLITFEPHLHAPGERMCLEAIWGYTVETLSCVGYDHNWVRGYPFDDDYAPLLPKGTILHITGYMNNTDSNPNVPDPRNWQGSGNRSVTNMFIDLGIRVKLTDEQFFDEMEQRRQNLSLGPNDHVIGCPLCLAPLVAPLPETTDSDNELDDDIALQTSIQN